In the Puntigrus tetrazona isolate hp1 chromosome 19, ASM1883169v1, whole genome shotgun sequence genome, TCTTCGCGCTCTCCCGTCCTTCACTTCCGTCTCCGtttcacaaaacacatttctaaataaGAGTATTCGAATACCTTCACATGTAGAAATgatcttaaatcatttttagacaacaaaaaaaaatgccttcttttcagaaaaaaaaaaaaaaacacaacaagagTTTTTACTTCAAACAAGCTAAGTACAATGGGGTAATCAAAAcgatcttgttttctgtttgaaatatgattatttttcttgttctaagcaaaaaaaaaaaaaaaatcacttaattttgacttttgactTTGCAGTACGTACTCATATTTAGTCCGTTGTATCGGTTACCcttgtaatatatatactttttttttgtttgtttatttattaatttatttatttattttttccgtTTAATAAATCCGAAGAAGTATTTATTACAATCTTCTTTGGCAACAAACGACTGTAATATTATCAGAGAAAATGATTGTCGTTCAGGTATATTCTCGTACAGGGGACTTTCTGGTAACgtgtttttaatgtctaatgAGAGGATGATTAAAAACGATACATTTTATACGATTTACAAGACATTGAAATTGATTCTTTTTCGCTGCTACCAAGAAAGCAGTGAAAGCAGGTTCTGTATCTGCTCGTGTTCAAGAAAcatctgattcaaatgaaaacattcacTCTCGTCCTCGGCAGCGGAGCGCGGGTTTAGAACGTTTGCGTCAGTAACTTCATTATGACGTGATGAACATAGatgtaaaagagagagagaatctgagAGAAtcttttcttgcagtttttattctgaattcttctttttttatcattattatttttcagtttcttttagAAAATGGTTAGCGACGTTCATTGCGAGACAATGGTTCAAGTCAAAAAGGACAAGAAGAAAAGATGAAGTTGGGGAAGTTTCTGTCATCTTCTGTAGACGCAGTGGCCTCGACCACTACACCTGCAGATGGTGCCAAAGCCTTCTCCTCTTCTCCATCCCGAAAGCGCAAATTTCCATCTCTGCGCCGGGTCTTCCGCAGAATTCTGTCAGTGATTCTGCCCTGTGTGTCCCTCACTGTACCGGATGAGTCCTCTACCATCGAGACTCACACAGCCGGTGctgacacacaaaaaagacGTCTCATCAGATGCATCTTTCTTGTCTGCAGTTAGCAGATCATCTGATCCCGGGTTTGATCTGCAAGTTGCAAACCAGGAGAAGGAAGCATATAGAGGTTGGGGAATGTTACATACTTAATAGTCATACATCTTTTCTGTTCTAGAGTGCACAAATAATTAACACCATATTGTTATTCTTTCGCAGACGTAGCTGGAAAACAGAGCTGCCCTTCCAGCGCTGAGGATACTACCTCATCCACAAACATGAGGTCCTCAGATCCGGTCGCTACAGCTGTGGAAACGGAAGTCATCACAGGTTAGACAGTTTCACAGTGCACTCTTTTTGCTTGGTTTAGATTCAATATATTCGCAGTGATCCCACAGTAGAACAATTTGTCCACTATATTAATTAGCGCAATAGAAGGATTCTTCCTAAAACCATGAAGAAACTTAACTTTCAAAAGGATGCCTTCAAATATCTAAAAGACTTTATTATGGTGTATTCACAGATGTGTCTGCAGAGTCAAGCACCTATACCAGCGCTGATGGTACTTCCACAGATCCTCAGATCTGGAGGCCACCAAAGGGTTCACCTCCTCCAGTTCTGTGGGTGTTTACTCCCCTGAAGAGAGTGAGATGGCTGACCCTCAGGCTGCAGCCATTCTTGAAGGTTTGAGATCTTCATTAAAACTGTTACCGTATTAAGTTCTTAAAAATATGTGATATAcgtacaataaaatatatttcctttaTACTGACTTCTTCATTTCTCCACAGATGCAGCTGGTGATCAGACTGTCCCTGAAGACTGGTGGGTGATGGAAGTGAATGTTGTGTGTCGATGCAGTGCAGACTAATTACTAAAATCAGCACCTCACATGGGCAAAAACATATTGTTTAACGTATTTCTGATGCTTTCCCAGCGTCCTCGGAGTGCTAGCCAGTATGACAGCCCGGTCAAACAGTCTGCCCCAGGCTGAAATACTGGAACACACAGAGTGCAGTTCTGAGCGGGAGCAGATTGAGATCGAGGAGCTGCACACGGAGGATGGTGCTCAACTGGCTGATGTTGTAGCAACAGCATCACCAACCAACATCAATCACTTGgggtaaatttcacaaatgcacAACTAGTTAACCGTTTTAAAACATACACTCACATGTAACCATGTCCCTTTCATAGCCACATCCTAATTAAAGACTTCCTGTCTGTCACAGTTTTCCCAATTTAGGAAACACTTGCTACATGAACGCCGTGTTGCAGTGCCTCCTCAGCGTTCCCCCTTCAGAAAGGATATACTTACCCAGAGAGAACGGTGGAACGAGGGAAGCGCAATGCTCAGGTACCAGCGCTGTTGAACCtattaactgaattaatgtaACATTAGCTTTCAATCTAAACAGAAGATTACAACTTAGAAGCGGCTAAAGCAGTTGTATGTATACATTAAATGGACGATTTTCTCACCAGGGCGCTTAGTGACCTGCATATGACCAGGCTGATGGGCAACgacaaacagctgaaaacaaaGCTCTTGTCCAGTGTGAAGGCCTGCATTGAAACTCGCCATCCAGACTTTTTGGGAGACCATAAACAAGTGAGGACACAGTTACCTGTACATACGTTGCTCACGTGTCTCACATTTGTTTACTCAACTCAACCTTTACTCTTTGTTTACTCTTTCTCCTCCAGGACGCCCATGAGTTCTTGCTGGTTTGCCTGTCTCACCTTAAAGAGGAGGGCGAGTTTCTGCGAAGCTGCTGGCCCACATACACCTGCCCAGTAGCTAACATGGAGTTTCAGCTCAACCGCCTTCTCACCTGCAACAGGTAACGTCACAAATCCACACCTGCGCTCGTTTCGGACTCTCAGACTCATTCATGTGACTCCAGAGTTCTTCTGTTGTTTCAGCTGTGGTTTCCAGAGGAGCTTTACAGAGGATTCCAACTACCTCTCTCTGGTGATCAGTCCTCAAAGAAGCCTCACTCACAGCCTGGAGCAGTACTTCAAAGTGAGGGACATCCCTGATTGGCATATTCGCATTGATCATATTAGTAGGATCAAGTCCTAGCAGGTTTAAGCAGtttctgattggtccatttctaTGTTGTTTTCTCCAGACATCTTCGTTGGACTGCTCATGCAGTGAGTGTGCTGGCGCGACAGCTTCTGAGGCCCTGGAATTAGTTACCTGTCCACGGTACAACatcattttaatcagtttgtACTTTGCAAAAAATAACTCGACAAATATTCCATAACGTCTGTTCATCTAAATCTCTACAGGATCCTGGTGCTTCTGGTGATGCGTTTTGACATAACATCGTCAATGAAGAAGCTGAAAGATAAACTGGAAGTTCCACAAGAGTTTTCACTGTCCTGTAGTACAGGTACGAGTTAGGTCTTCAAACATCTTGACTGGCGAGTTTGGAACATGAACCTAAACTGTCTAAACTGTCTAAAGAATTTGCtgtcatttgaaaaatgtaaaaaacattaaacgtCATGCCATCTGCTAAAATCTTTTCTCTTTTGGTGCACAATCTTCAAACAGAGAGCAAAGAGATGACAGTAATAGCCAGAAAAGGTCCAAAACAACGGGAAAAGAGCAAGAAGAATGAGCCTGCAAGATCACAGGAAAGATATAGACAGCCattcaaagacagacagatagacagatagatagatagatagatagatagatagatagatagacagacagacagatagacagatagataaaagAGAGAGCTAGAGGATGATGCTAGAGGGTTcaaaatgcagcagcagcatctaataatctgtgtttttgttcaacagGTGGAAGAATCAGACAGCAGGACACTGTATAAACTAGCTGGTGTCGTGTCACATATGGGCAGCAGTTTGTATTGTGGTAAGAGTTTTCTCTATAAATTCAGTGAACCAATTAACTCATTAAGCACTGTACTCAAGTCTCTCTTCTTGTAGGGCACTACATCAGTTATGTCCATGACGGATCTGAATGGCTTAAATGCAGTGACAACTCCATCAAAAAATCCAGCTGGACAAAGGCGTCAAAAAAAATGGGAAAGAATGGCTACATGCTCTTCTACGTGAAGAGGTAAATAGTGTCATCCACAAAACCAGCGCACAATATCTCTTCAGTGCTCGGATCAGTTGTAATAATTCACCGTTGTTCTGTAGTTGAGCGCGACTGGTTGAGTGTTGGAGAGGAAAGGCTGGAAGACCGACTGGAAGTTTTCACTGTCCTGCTGTAAAAGTATGGGTCAGTTAATTAAACatctgccctctgctggccaGGTATTGAACACTCAGCTAAAATATtctgaaagacaaggtgagtggAAAAACAACACCTGAACACTATGACATTTACTAAATTGGTTTCTCGTGATGATGTATGATCTTCAACAGGGTGCCGAGATAAGACAGTGATACaaataaaagactaaaacaacagaaaaagagcaagagGAAGAATAAAGATGAGCCAGGAAAGAGGTAAGTAGTACAATTCATACacaatatatcatttaataacaatCAACGCTCAGTTCAGTTGTTTGAAGTCACTGTTATGTTTTGTAATTGAGCAGAGACTGGACGATGGTGCCGGTTGGGAAGGAGCAACATTTTAGTGAAGATCATTCTGTGGCTGACAGTCTCTGTCTCTGATTTCAAATGTACTTTGAAATCacacaataaaactaaacaatgttagaaaataacaatataataatgacatttgtGTATAGATAGGTACAAGAAATGATGAtatgattacaataaaattgtgatgaattaataaagaaagaatgaataaataaaaagaaagaaagaaaatgaaacataattGTTTGGTGACTCTCTTTCATCAACTCACTTTTAATCCACATAAGTCTACGAAGAAGACGCTtaataaagaagaaataaaaatagaaaatatattatctCCATCATGAGCGCTTCACAACTTCTAAGGTATGACTTTTTTCTGTGGAAAGCCACCTGCATATGTCTCATGCACTCATTTTGATTGAAGTGATTGTATAATAACATGTAAAATGCTTTACatcttattatattttcatgcatGTAATTAATTGAATCTTGCAATAAggtgaaaacatttatgaaattaaataacgAATCGATAAACTTTtggaagaaccttttgtggATTAGAAATGCTTGGTTGTTCAAAGTTCTTCAAGGAAAGTTCTTCATAGAAAACAAAGAAGAACATTCAACAATTAGGCTGTGTAACAAATAGATCCTCACTGAAAAGTACAGgcacaagaaaaacaaagttCTTACATTGGCTAATACTGACCTCtagtgtaaaaagaaaaaaaaaatctcagcagaaggtttgtgcaataaataaatacaatgttcaGATTCACATCCATAAAGCAAAACCAATTTAATTCAAGCTTGTGTTTTTATGGCATtgtgtctttatatacatttttgaaaacgcATTGAGCAGCATTAACTCGTATGTGTACAGAACAGGACGCCCCAGGATTACTCCAAAGCAGCTGTGAATAAACATCACAAAGATGTCTGTCTCTTTTATAAATTCCCATGTAAAAGATATCAAGCACCTGGGTAAATGCCTTAAATGTAGGCTACTGAACTCGACGTACTATAGTTCAGGCTGATAGCTTCCCAGACTACAGAATGGGGCTGCACTGTACTATATCACTGTATCTGATACAGGTAGGTGACATATGCACACGTTTCCGTATGATTTAGGCATAGTTCAAACATTTCACAGACACCTAGCTGCTGTCATTTCATTCTTCTAACCTTGCATCCTAAACGAATAACGTGCAGAATTTGATCCCAAACAGTTTGGaatcaaatgcaaaagaaatcTTTTCCTGAAGAAAGCAGTAAGGTAGGCCACATGGTGAACATACACACTGCAAAAAGGCTTTTCAATACTAGATTTTTCAAGTCAAAATATGTATGCAGCGGGAAATTTCACTTTATCTTGGACGACTAGAGCTTCAAGATCTAGGTCTTTAACTACTAGTACATTTAATTCCTGTACTTAAATTTGTAAGTATGTTTTACCTGCCTTGTTAGGTGTCTTTTGTGGCCACGACTGACGAGGATTGAAGTTCTGAAAGTTAATGTACACGGTAGCTCTCTAAATCTAGAAATACTCGACCTTCTTTCCTCTATCAGCCCACAAGACAGGAGGAAGATACTCCAAGATAacgaaaatgttcatttattttcagggtTTTGAAGATGTATGGGAAAATACCAAAAAACAATGAAGAATGCACAATAATGAACTTAACTTGTGGTGACAATTACAGCAGTACgttcaaaatcaaataaatatatataaaaagaaaaagcaagtaTAACCACAACTCAATGTCAACCTTTTACCTCACCACAGAACTGGGCTGGTACTGGAGTGTCCATATGTGGCAGGGTAATCTTTGCAATTACTTGAAAACCTGTTTAAATCAAGTCTTTTCTTCtcgaaaaaaacaagaacagttCAGAGAAAATGAGCTAAAATCACCGTCCACCTAAACACTTCCGGTAAGCAGAAAAATCTCCTGTTCACGAAAGAACGAATGAATACAGTTTCTGTTCACAAGTTCGCTCAAATGTCCgacaaaaacatatttccaaaagtactgaaacaaaaactgtaGAAAGTCCAAAAACAGTCAACTATAAACTACAAACATCTACAATGCCATTCGCGTCCACGCAGCGGCAGTAACGTGTCAAAAACGGCAAATGGAGAATTTTCCAGAAAAAGAAATTACTCGTTCAAAAAACTGCGAGAATTGGGCTTTATTTCTTCCGCGTTcagttttttctgtctctctcggGATTTCTTCTTCGCGCTCTCCCACGTCCTTCACTTCCGTCTCcgtttcacaaaaacacatttctaaataaGAGTATTCGAATACCTTCACATGTAGAAATgatcttaaatcattttttagacaacaaaaaaaatgccttcttttcagaaaaaaaaaaaaaaaaacacaacaagagTTTTTACTTCAAACAAGCTAAGTACAATGGGGTAATCAAAAcgatcttgttttctgtttgaaatatgattatttttcttgtctaagcaaaaaaaaaaaaaaaaaatcacttaattttgacttttgactTTGCAGTACGTACTCATATTTAGTCCGTTGTATCGGTTACCcttgtaatatatatacttttttttttgtttgtttatttattaatttatttatttattttttccgtTTAATAAATCCGAAGAAGTATTTATTACAATCTTCTTTGGCAACAAACGACTGTAATATTATCAGAGAAAATGATTGTCGTTCAGGT is a window encoding:
- the LOC122323773 gene encoding ubiquitin carboxyl-terminal hydrolase 29-like produces the protein MLRALSDLHMTRLMGNDKQLKTKLLSSVKACIETRHPDFLGDHKQDAHEFLLVCLSHLKEEGEFLRSCWPTYTCPVANMEFQLNRLLTCNSCGFQRSFTEDSNYLSLVISPQRSLTHSLEQYFKTSSLDCSCSECAGATASEALELVTCPRILVLLVMRFDITSSMKKLKDKLEVPQEFSLSCSTGGRIRQQDTV